In Campylobacter sp. VBCF_01 NA2, one DNA window encodes the following:
- a CDS encoding MalY/PatB family protein, translating into MAYEFDNLPNRAGTKSLKWEVGEGELAMWVADMDFAVAPEIYEALKNRLEERVYGYSVLDEQWENAYTSWWKRRHNYEIKKGSLTYAGGTLAAINSLIRKLSAPGENVVILTPVYNCFFYCIKNMGRNTLSCELRYEEGEYFIDWGNLEFCLKDPQTSLLLLCNPHNPIGRTLRKDELMRIGELCEKYGVIVISDEVHCDITEPSVNYTPFAAASEVCANLSANIIAATKAFNIAGLQTAAVFTPNPKLHKKVSRALNGDDIAEPSFFGLIAAICAFERGEAWLEEMRAYVSANRAFANEFIARELPKVRSVAQNATYLMWLDVSEYCDEGTKLANFIRQKTGLFLSHGAQYGKGGEKFLRLNIATSRKNVIDGLSRLKTALDLWEGQI; encoded by the coding sequence ATGGCGTATGAATTTGACAATCTGCCAAACCGAGCTGGCACAAAATCGCTAAAATGGGAAGTAGGTGAGGGCGAGCTTGCAATGTGGGTTGCGGATATGGATTTTGCCGTAGCACCCGAGATTTATGAGGCATTAAAAAATCGCCTAGAAGAGCGCGTGTATGGATATAGCGTGCTAGATGAGCAGTGGGAAAACGCCTATACTTCGTGGTGGAAAAGGCGCCATAATTACGAAATCAAAAAAGGCTCTCTAACTTACGCTGGTGGCACGCTAGCAGCGATAAATTCGCTAATTCGCAAGCTTAGCGCGCCCGGAGAAAATGTCGTAATCCTAACGCCTGTTTATAACTGCTTTTTTTACTGCATTAAAAATATGGGTAGAAATACCCTTTCTTGCGAGCTTAGATACGAAGAGGGCGAGTATTTCATCGACTGGGGAAATTTGGAATTTTGCCTAAAAGACCCGCAAACATCGCTATTACTGCTTTGTAATCCGCACAATCCTATCGGCAGGACATTGCGCAAGGACGAGCTAATGAGAATTGGCGAGCTGTGCGAAAAATACGGCGTCATCGTCATCAGCGATGAGGTGCATTGCGATATCACTGAGCCCAGTGTAAATTACACTCCATTTGCCGCTGCTAGCGAGGTTTGTGCGAATTTAAGCGCAAATATCATAGCTGCGACAAAAGCGTTTAATATCGCTGGTTTGCAAACAGCGGCTGTTTTTACCCCAAATCCAAAACTGCATAAAAAAGTCAGTCGTGCGCTAAATGGCGATGATATCGCAGAGCCTAGCTTTTTTGGGCTAATTGCGGCGATTTGTGCGTTTGAGCGGGGCGAAGCGTGGTTGGAAGAGATGAGAGCGTATGTGAGCGCAAACCGAGCTTTTGCCAATGAATTTATCGCGCGCGAACTGCCAAAAGTGCGTAGCGTAGCGCAAAATGCGACATATTTAATGTGGCTTGATGTAAGCGAGTATTGCGATGAGGGCACGAAATTAGCTAATTTTATCCGCCAAAAAACAGGGCTTTTCCTAAGCCATGGCGCGCAATACGGCAAGGGCGGAGAGAAATTTTTGCGATTAAATATCGCAACTTCGCGCAAAAATGTGATTGATGGTCTATCTAGGCTAAAAACTGCGCTTGATTTGTGGGAAGGACAAATTTAA
- the glmM gene encoding phosphoglucosamine mutase has product MKLFGTDGVRGRAGEFLTAELAMRLAMAAGIYFRKNSVTNMILVGKDTRRSGYMIETAIVAGLTSVGYNVRQIGPMPTPAIAFLTEDMRCDGGIMISASHNPYYDNGIKFFDHTGFKLDEKEEAEIEKIYYSDELIAEARKQMMEIGVARRVDDVIGRYIVQLKNSFPKNKTLHGLRIVLDCANGASYKVAPTVFSELGAEVIVLGDEPNGKNINENCGALAPQNLASEVKRLRADVGFAFDGDADRLVVVDDSGQILHGDILLGVLALYLKELGKLQNDQIIATVMSNGALDDFLAKHKIAVHRCSVGDKFVLEMMKEKKANFGGEQSGHVIFGDYAKTGDGIASALQFAACMLGMNKKASELANLIKPYPQILRNLKITTKKPLEKIAGLKELEEEIKKDKIRTLFRYSGTENLIRLLFEGKNAKALEKWANEAEKFFKKALND; this is encoded by the coding sequence ATGAAACTTTTCGGAACTGACGGCGTCAGGGGCAGAGCAGGCGAGTTTTTGACAGCTGAACTTGCTATGCGACTAGCTATGGCGGCTGGAATTTATTTTAGGAAAAATTCCGTTACAAATATGATTTTAGTCGGTAAAGACACTAGGCGAAGTGGCTATATGATAGAAACTGCGATTGTGGCTGGACTTACTAGCGTGGGATACAATGTCCGCCAAATCGGCCCTATGCCGACCCCAGCAATCGCGTTTTTGACAGAGGATATGCGCTGTGATGGCGGAATTATGATAAGCGCTTCACACAATCCATACTATGATAACGGCATTAAATTTTTCGATCACACGGGCTTTAAACTCGACGAAAAAGAGGAAGCCGAGATTGAAAAAATTTATTATAGCGACGAGCTAATCGCCGAGGCTAGAAAACAAATGATGGAAATCGGCGTGGCAAGGCGCGTCGATGATGTTATTGGCAGATATATCGTCCAGCTTAAAAATTCATTTCCAAAAAACAAAACCCTGCATGGACTTCGCATTGTGCTTGATTGCGCAAATGGCGCAAGCTACAAGGTCGCTCCGACGGTGTTTAGCGAGCTTGGCGCAGAAGTGATAGTCCTAGGCGATGAGCCAAATGGAAAAAATATCAACGAAAATTGTGGCGCCTTGGCTCCGCAAAATTTGGCAAGCGAAGTAAAAAGATTGCGCGCTGATGTGGGATTTGCCTTCGACGGGGACGCTGATAGATTAGTCGTAGTCGATGATAGCGGTCAAATTTTACACGGAGATATTTTGCTTGGCGTTTTGGCGCTGTATTTAAAAGAGCTTGGCAAGCTTCAAAACGACCAAATTATCGCAACCGTGATGAGTAACGGCGCACTTGATGATTTCTTGGCAAAGCACAAAATCGCTGTGCATAGATGCAGTGTGGGCGATAAATTTGTGCTAGAAATGATGAAAGAGAAAAAGGCGAATTTCGGTGGCGAGCAAAGCGGACATGTGATTTTTGGCGATTATGCTAAAACAGGCGATGGAATCGCGTCTGCGCTTCAATTTGCAGCGTGTATGCTCGGTATGAATAAAAAAGCGAGCGAGCTAGCAAATTTAATCAAGCCGTATCCGCAAATTTTGCGAAATTTAAAGATTACGACCAAAAAACCGCTTGAAAAAATCGCTGGATTAAAAGAGCTTGAAGAAGAGATCAAAAAAGATAAAATTCGCACGCTGTTTCGCTACTCTGGCACGGAAAATTTGATCCGTTTGCTTTTTGAGGGCAAAAATGCAAAAGCTCTGGAAAAATGGGCAAACGAAGCAGAAAAATTTTTCAAAAAAGCGTTAAATGACTAG
- the rpsT gene encoding 30S ribosomal protein S20 → MANHKSAEKRARQTVKKTERNRFYRTRVKNMTRAVREAVDSKDLAAAEAALKVVNQSFHAFVSRGFLKKETASRKVSRLAKLVNTLKVA, encoded by the coding sequence ATGGCAAATCACAAATCAGCCGAAAAACGCGCTAGACAAACTGTGAAAAAAACAGAGCGCAATAGATTTTACCGCACAAGAGTAAAAAACATGACAAGAGCGGTAAGAGAAGCAGTAGATAGTAAAGACCTAGCAGCAGCCGAGGCAGCGCTAAAAGTAGTTAATCAAAGCTTCCACGCTTTCGTTAGCCGTGGATTTTTGAAAAAAGAAACTGCAAGCAGAAAAGTTAGCCGCTTGGCAAAACTAGTAAATACACTAAAAGTCGCATAA
- a CDS encoding universal stress protein, with the protein MSKKVFICVDENALLKPVCDYGIYTAKRLDAEAVFIHVIETPELGQNFYGLAAGGIVLGENDMVMSQYGAFDGKDNEVDESKIKAWLDKCVDEAKAQGVSASAILRDGDFIEIIEEYKDEARIFVLGIKGTNSEDVGFNATMLIKEMKVPALLVNKDFSPINSVLVAFDGTEAAQKTLNFTKEAKLLKDAKKYVINVNNDAEESQKTLEIAREILKGENAEFVSVSGDVPGDEIIKYRRANNLDLIATGAFTKSFFKKLFVGSVSEDILHNALVPILVLS; encoded by the coding sequence ATGAGCAAAAAAGTATTTATCTGTGTTGATGAAAATGCGCTTTTAAAACCTGTTTGCGATTATGGAATCTACACTGCAAAGCGTCTTGACGCCGAGGCTGTGTTTATCCATGTGATCGAAACCCCAGAGCTTGGTCAAAATTTTTACGGACTTGCAGCTGGCGGGATAGTTTTGGGCGAAAATGATATGGTAATGTCGCAGTATGGGGCGTTTGACGGCAAAGACAACGAAGTAGATGAGAGCAAAATCAAAGCATGGCTAGATAAATGCGTAGATGAGGCAAAGGCTCAGGGCGTGAGCGCTAGCGCGATTTTGCGCGACGGCGATTTTATCGAAATCATCGAAGAATACAAAGACGAGGCTAGAATTTTCGTGCTAGGCATAAAGGGCACAAACAGCGAAGATGTGGGCTTTAACGCAACTATGCTGATTAAAGAAATGAAAGTTCCAGCCCTTTTGGTAAATAAAGATTTTAGCCCAATAAACTCCGTGCTTGTGGCATTTGACGGCACAGAGGCTGCGCAAAAAACTCTAAATTTCACAAAAGAGGCCAAGCTTCTAAAAGACGCGAAAAAATATGTCATAAATGTAAATAACGACGCCGAGGAATCGCAAAAAACGCTTGAAATCGCAAGAGAAATTTTAAAGGGCGAAAACGCCGAATTTGTAAGCGTCTCAGGCGATGTGCCAGGCGATGAGATCATCAAATATCGTCGCGCCAACAACCTCGATTTAATCGCGACTGGCGCATTTACGAAGAGTTTTTTCAAAAAGCTTTTTGTAGGAAGCGTTTCAGAGGATATCTTGCACAACGCTCTTGTGCCGATTTTAGTTCTAAGTTAA
- the prfA gene encoding peptide chain release factor 1: MLAQKLQPFLDRYEELSRLLSDPGIASDISNMTKLSKEQRGIEPIKNAADRYIKVVADIEENKNLLGDPELGELAKEELKNLELEKDELEEQIKILLLPKDPNDDKNIFLEIRAGTGGDEAALFAGDLLGAYLRYAELRGYKCEIVSQSEGSVGGFKEVILLVKGDGAYSRLKFEGGTHRVQRVPETESQGRVHTSAITVAVMPEIEDSEIEIKDSDLRIDVMRSSGHGGQSVNTTDSAVRITHIPTGLVVTNQDGKSQHKNKEAAMKVLKARLYDLQEQERLEKERAERKDQVGTGDRSGRIRTYNYPQNRISDHRINLTLYRLDAIMAGGLFDEIIDPLITNAQAEAIANAGL; encoded by the coding sequence ATGTTAGCCCAAAAATTACAACCCTTTTTAGACCGATACGAGGAGCTTTCACGGCTCCTTAGTGATCCAGGTATCGCAAGCGATATTTCAAATATGACAAAGCTTTCCAAAGAGCAAAGAGGTATCGAGCCGATAAAAAACGCCGCAGATAGGTATATAAAGGTTGTCGCTGATATCGAGGAAAACAAAAATTTATTAGGCGATCCTGAGCTTGGCGAGCTTGCCAAAGAGGAGCTTAAAAATTTAGAACTCGAAAAAGACGAACTCGAAGAGCAAATCAAAATTTTACTTCTTCCAAAAGATCCAAATGATGATAAAAATATCTTCCTTGAAATTCGCGCCGGAACCGGTGGCGACGAGGCTGCGCTTTTTGCGGGGGATTTGCTAGGAGCATATTTGCGTTATGCTGAACTTCGTGGCTATAAATGCGAAATCGTAAGCCAAAGCGAAGGAAGCGTGGGCGGTTTTAAAGAAGTTATTTTGCTTGTTAAGGGCGATGGGGCGTATTCAAGGCTTAAATTCGAAGGCGGCACACACAGAGTCCAAAGAGTGCCTGAAACCGAAAGTCAAGGACGCGTGCATACCTCTGCTATCACGGTTGCTGTGATGCCTGAAATCGAAGATAGCGAAATCGAAATCAAAGATAGCGATTTGCGTATCGATGTCATGCGTAGCTCGGGGCATGGCGGGCAGTCTGTAAATACCACTGATAGCGCCGTTCGTATCACCCATATACCAACAGGTCTAGTCGTAACCAACCAAGACGGCAAAAGCCAACACAAAAACAAAGAAGCTGCGATGAAAGTGCTAAAAGCTAGGCTTTATGACTTGCAAGAGCAAGAACGCCTAGAAAAAGAGCGCGCCGAACGAAAAGATCAAGTCGGCACAGGCGATAGAAGCGGTCGAATTCGCACTTACAACTACCCACAAAACCGCATTAGCGACCACCGCATAAATTTAACACTTTATCGCTTAGACGCGATAATGGCTGGCGGGCTTTTTGATGAAATCATCGATCCGCTCATCACAAACGCACAGGCCGAAGCGATTGCAAACGCAGGGCTGTAA
- a CDS encoding HP0495 family protein, giving the protein MLESKPVIAYPTQWKYKVIIECATQKKEKIDEVLASEEYSLKFSKFSNGGKYASFDISVLVASEAHRLGVFEKLKKNFKFVL; this is encoded by the coding sequence ATGTTAGAGAGTAAGCCCGTAATCGCCTATCCGACGCAGTGGAAATACAAGGTCATCATCGAGTGCGCCACGCAAAAAAAAGAAAAGATTGACGAGGTTTTAGCTAGCGAGGAATACAGCCTGAAATTTTCGAAATTTTCAAACGGCGGAAAATACGCAAGCTTCGATATTTCGGTCTTGGTAGCCAGCGAGGCTCACAGGCTGGGCGTTTTTGAGAAATTAAAGAAAAATTTTAAATTTGTATTATAG
- a CDS encoding HIRAN domain-containing protein encodes MKKIYFTITGLNFYYGWEFLKENMVVNLEKEPDNKYDREAIVVKLEGFGKIGYVANSTKTVIGESMSAGRLYDKFKKKAKGKVLFASERGVICRFKG; translated from the coding sequence ATGAAAAAGATTTATTTCACAATCACTGGGCTAAATTTCTACTATGGGTGGGAATTTTTGAAGGAAAATATGGTCGTAAATCTCGAAAAAGAGCCAGATAATAAATACGACCGCGAGGCAATCGTCGTGAAATTGGAGGGTTTTGGTAAAATCGGCTATGTCGCAAACAGCACTAAAACTGTCATTGGCGAGAGCATGAGTGCAGGTAGGCTTTACGATAAATTTAAGAAAAAGGCAAAAGGTAAAGTTTTATTTGCGAGCGAGCGGGGCGTGATTTGCCGTTTTAAGGGCTAA
- the moaC gene encoding cyclic pyranopterin monophosphate synthase MoaC: MLTHIDENNMPRMVDVSAKDDTQRVATASGIIHLNEAAFRAVKEGDGKKGPVLQTAVVAAIMGAKKTSELIPMCHPLMINSVKTQITELPSAFKLSVTVKITGKTGVEMEALTGVSVGLLAIYDMVKAVDKSMRISDIILERKEGGKSGVYVRE; this comes from the coding sequence ATGCTAACACACATAGACGAAAACAATATGCCACGCATGGTTGATGTCAGCGCCAAAGACGACACCCAGCGTGTAGCCACAGCCAGCGGGATAATCCACCTAAACGAGGCTGCATTTCGCGCAGTCAAAGAAGGCGATGGCAAAAAAGGCCCCGTGCTTCAAACCGCCGTTGTAGCGGCTATCATGGGGGCAAAAAAGACAAGCGAACTAATCCCAATGTGCCACCCGCTAATGATAAATTCGGTAAAAACGCAAATAACAGAGCTTCCTAGTGCGTTTAAATTATCAGTCACCGTGAAAATCACAGGCAAAACAGGGGTCGAAATGGAGGCTCTAACCGGCGTGAGCGTGGGCTTACTAGCCATTTATGATATGGTTAAAGCCGTGGATAAATCAATGCGCATTTCAGACATAATCTTAGAGCGCAAAGAGGGTGGCAAAAGTGGCGTGTATGTTAGAGAGTAA
- a CDS encoding DUF3737 family protein, with the protein MQTLKQMRFSGERALFGAKKLKIENSVFCDGESPLKESSDIIVQNSKFEWKYPFWYAKNIEISNCLFDEIARAGIWYSQNLRLSDCVYGAPKGLRRVKNARLENIQFTDALETLWHCEDIVLKNISAKGPYFGLDCQNLEIQNLNLFGDYCFDGCKNVKIKNSKLLSKDAFWNCENILIEDCFIAGEYFGWNSKNVTLKNCKIESLQGFCYMQNLRLENCELINTTLAFEFSDVHAEIIGEIDSVKNPRSGLIKAAKIRELIQDGATDASKTEIITELRA; encoded by the coding sequence ATGCAAACATTAAAACAAATGCGATTTAGTGGTGAAAGAGCGCTTTTTGGCGCGAAAAAATTAAAAATAGAAAATTCTGTTTTTTGCGACGGCGAATCACCGCTGAAAGAGAGCTCTGACATAATCGTGCAAAACTCAAAATTTGAGTGGAAATATCCGTTTTGGTATGCGAAAAATATCGAAATCTCAAACTGCCTTTTCGATGAAATCGCGCGCGCAGGTATCTGGTATAGCCAAAATTTAAGGCTAAGCGATTGCGTTTATGGCGCGCCAAAGGGGCTTCGCAGAGTGAAAAATGCGCGATTAGAAAATATTCAATTCACTGACGCGCTAGAAACCCTGTGGCATTGCGAGGATATCGTGCTTAAAAATATCAGCGCAAAAGGCCCTTATTTCGGGCTTGATTGCCAAAATTTAGAAATACAAAATTTAAATCTTTTTGGCGATTATTGCTTTGACGGCTGCAAAAATGTGAAAATCAAAAATTCAAAACTTCTTAGCAAAGATGCGTTTTGGAACTGCGAAAATATCCTAATCGAGGATTGTTTCATCGCGGGCGAGTATTTTGGCTGGAATTCCAAAAATGTCACTCTGAAAAACTGCAAAATCGAAAGCCTGCAAGGATTTTGCTATATGCAAAATTTGCGCCTAGAAAACTGCGAGCTCATAAACACGACCTTGGCGTTTGAATTTAGCGATGTGCATGCCGAAATCATCGGCGAAATCGACAGCGTGAAAAACCCGCGCTCAGGGCTAATCAAAGCCGCTAAAATCCGCGAGCTGATCCAAGACGGCGCGACAGACGCGAGCAAAACAGAGATTATCACTGAATTAAGGGCATAA
- a CDS encoding CTP synthase: protein MSKQTKYIFVTGGVLSSLGKGIAAASIATLLKHSGLKVRMLKADPYINVDPGTMSPLEHGEVFVTDDGAETDLDLGHYERFLDENLSQDNNFTTGRVYSAVIERERRGDYLGKTIQVIPHIVGEIVRRIKKAGEDNDILIVEIGGTVGDIEGLPFLEAIRAMRVELGRANTMNIHLTLVPYIKVAGELKTKPTQHSVGELRRIGISPDMIICRSEMPLNRNLKDKIALSCGVDKNCVIESPDSQSIYQIPLAFMSQGILEPIASFLNLGVLKPDMSKWDSLVKRVIAPTNETTIAFVGKYIDLKESYKSLTEGIIHAGATLDTRVNLKWIDSEKIEESNLDEMLSDVNGVLVAGGFGVRGVEGKILAINYARTHKVPFLGICLGMQLCIIEFARNVLGIKDANSIEFDENTKSPLIYLIDSFIDASGKKQIRTHKSPLGGTMRLGGYDCDTKKGSLLAKIYDGAKTIRERHRHRYEANPEYRAEFEKEGLIVCGESNGLIEAVELKNHPFFLGVQFHPEFTSRLVRPNPAILGFIEASIKNVR from the coding sequence ATGTCAAAACAAACGAAGTATATTTTTGTGACGGGTGGCGTTTTAAGCTCCCTTGGCAAGGGTATTGCGGCGGCATCGATTGCGACACTTTTGAAGCACTCGGGGCTAAAAGTTCGCATGCTAAAAGCAGATCCATACATCAATGTCGATCCAGGCACTATGAGCCCGCTAGAACACGGAGAGGTTTTTGTCACTGATGACGGGGCTGAAACTGACCTTGATTTGGGACATTATGAGAGATTTTTGGACGAAAATTTAAGCCAAGATAACAACTTCACCACAGGCAGAGTTTATAGCGCAGTAATCGAGCGCGAGCGCAGGGGGGATTATCTAGGCAAGACTATTCAAGTAATCCCGCATATCGTGGGCGAAATCGTGCGCCGTATCAAAAAAGCGGGCGAAGACAATGACATTTTAATCGTCGAAATCGGCGGAACCGTAGGCGATATCGAGGGCTTGCCATTTTTGGAGGCGATAAGGGCTATGAGAGTGGAGCTTGGGCGCGCAAACACCATGAATATCCACCTAACGCTAGTTCCATATATCAAGGTCGCTGGCGAGCTAAAAACCAAACCAACCCAGCATAGTGTGGGCGAGTTGCGCCGTATCGGTATCAGTCCTGATATGATAATCTGCCGTTCGGAAATGCCTTTAAATCGAAATTTAAAGGACAAAATCGCGCTAAGTTGTGGCGTGGATAAAAACTGCGTCATCGAAAGCCCAGATAGCCAAAGCATATATCAAATTCCACTCGCATTTATGAGCCAAGGAATTTTAGAGCCGATTGCAAGCTTCCTAAATTTGGGCGTTTTAAAGCCAGATATGAGCAAATGGGACAGCCTAGTCAAGCGCGTAATCGCTCCGACTAATGAGACCACAATCGCATTTGTAGGCAAATATATCGACCTCAAAGAGAGCTACAAATCCCTAACCGAGGGCATTATCCACGCAGGGGCTACTCTGGATACTAGGGTAAATCTCAAATGGATTGATAGTGAAAAAATAGAAGAGTCAAATTTAGATGAAATGCTAAGCGATGTAAATGGCGTGCTAGTAGCTGGGGGATTTGGCGTGCGTGGCGTAGAGGGCAAAATTTTAGCCATAAATTACGCTAGGACGCACAAAGTGCCGTTTTTGGGCATTTGCCTTGGTATGCAATTATGTATAATCGAATTTGCACGAAATGTGCTAGGCATAAAGGACGCAAATTCAATCGAATTTGACGAAAATACCAAAAGTCCGCTTATTTATCTCATTGATAGCTTTATCGACGCAAGTGGCAAAAAACAAATCCGCACGCACAAAAGCCCGCTAGGTGGGACTATGCGCCTTGGCGGATACGACTGCGATACCAAAAAAGGCTCACTGCTAGCCAAAATTTACGATGGCGCAAAGACCATTAGAGAGCGCCACAGACACAGATACGAGGCAAATCCTGAATACAGAGCCGAATTTGAAAAAGAGGGTTTGATCGTATGTGGCGAATCAAACGGCCTAATCGAGGCGGTAGAGTTAAAAAATCATCCGTTTTTTCTAGGTGTGCAGTTTCACCCAGAATTTACTAGTCGCTTAGTGCGCCCAAATCCTGCGATTTTGGGCTTTATCGAAGCTTCTATTAAAAATGTTAGGTAA
- the recJ gene encoding single-stranded-DNA-specific exonuclease RecJ, which produces MLGKNEVREILQSRFANDKHTKLSEIPLPSQLKDIYKAALRIKTAIDENERIAVVGDYDVDGIVSTVIMSDFFNQIGADYVIKIPNRFTDGYGLNNEIIDELEGIGLIVTVDNGTSAIEAAQICAKKGIDLIITDHHMPPPVLPEAYAIVNPKQPDCTFPNIEICGAQVAWYLVGALKETLGVNYDMSSLMDILIIAIIADMMELRDMNRALLRYGIKKLNNSNRACFKAIKEHYFKKHFEFDDISYTIAPLINCTGRMDDATMSYKFLCARDIREANQYLKMIDHINNSRKEEEKALYEQIAQSINEDDNIIVVWGDEWHEGIIGIVASRLSKTYKKPAIVFSVHEDRAKGSARSVGKFDILNLISSQAEILTTYGGHKGAAGVGIEPANLEEFRRRVNAKITPDDLEDFRAADDLLGELEVSQIDFELLEILEFFEPYGQKNPKPVFNICGASVGNVRQIGKEGKHIKMSIQKNGASVEALWFNYDFLPRENQRVDLIFSINKNNFRSVISPELVIKQMSPAE; this is translated from the coding sequence ATGTTAGGTAAAAACGAAGTAAGGGAAATTTTACAATCGAGGTTTGCAAATGATAAACATACAAAACTTAGTGAAATTCCCTTACCAAGCCAGCTCAAAGATATCTATAAGGCTGCATTGCGTATAAAAACTGCCATTGATGAAAATGAACGCATAGCAGTCGTGGGTGATTACGATGTCGATGGTATCGTAAGCACCGTGATTATGAGCGACTTTTTTAACCAAATCGGCGCAGATTATGTCATAAAAATCCCGAACCGCTTCACTGACGGATACGGACTAAATAACGAAATAATCGATGAATTAGAGGGTATCGGGCTGATAGTTACCGTTGATAACGGCACTTCGGCGATAGAAGCAGCGCAAATTTGCGCTAAAAAGGGCATTGATTTAATCATCACAGATCACCACATGCCTCCACCCGTCCTGCCAGAAGCCTACGCTATCGTCAATCCAAAACAACCAGACTGCACCTTCCCAAATATCGAAATTTGCGGGGCGCAGGTCGCGTGGTATCTAGTGGGCGCGCTTAAAGAAACCCTTGGCGTGAATTACGATATGTCTAGTCTAATGGATATCCTAATTATCGCCATAATCGCCGATATGATGGAGCTTAGAGATATGAATAGGGCGCTTTTGCGCTATGGTATCAAAAAGCTAAACAACTCAAATCGGGCTTGTTTTAAGGCGATTAAAGAGCATTATTTCAAAAAACATTTCGAATTCGACGATATTAGCTACACGATTGCTCCGCTGATTAACTGCACGGGGCGCATGGACGATGCGACGATGTCGTATAAATTTTTGTGTGCGCGCGATATCAGAGAGGCAAATCAATACCTAAAAATGATAGATCACATCAACAACTCTCGCAAAGAGGAGGAAAAGGCCCTTTACGAGCAAATCGCGCAAAGTATCAACGAAGACGACAATATCATCGTGGTTTGGGGTGATGAGTGGCACGAGGGGATTATCGGAATCGTGGCTTCGCGCCTAAGCAAAACTTACAAAAAACCAGCGATTGTTTTTAGCGTGCATGAGGACCGCGCCAAGGGAAGCGCTAGGAGCGTGGGGAAATTTGATATTTTAAATTTAATCTCATCGCAGGCTGAAATTTTAACCACCTATGGCGGGCATAAGGGTGCAGCTGGTGTGGGGATTGAGCCTGCGAATTTGGAGGAATTTAGGCGCAGGGTAAATGCGAAAATCACGCCTGATGATTTGGAGGATTTCAGGGCGGCGGACGATTTGCTAGGAGAGCTAGAAGTTTCGCAAATCGACTTTGAACTGCTTGAAATTTTGGAATTTTTCGAGCCTTACGGGCAGAAAAATCCAAAGCCTGTCTTTAATATCTGTGGCGCGAGTGTGGGCAATGTGCGCCAAATCGGCAAAGAGGGCAAACATATCAAAATGAGTATCCAAAAAAACGGCGCCAGCGTCGAGGCGCTGTGGTTTAACTATGATTTTTTGCCACGCGAAAATCAGAGAGTGGATTTGATTTTTAGCATAAATAAAAATAATTTCAGAAGTGTAATCTCGCCAGAACTTGTGATAAAGCAGATGAGTCCGGCTGAGTAG